Genomic window (Nymphaea colorata isolate Beijing-Zhang1983 chromosome 1, ASM883128v2, whole genome shotgun sequence):
CTGAGATCTAGAAAACGAAATCAGCAGGCAAAGCAGCAAATCAGATCCTTCATCGACGTCTAGAATTTTTAAATGAACATATAAAAAGAAACCAGCAAGCGGAGTCATGCATAAAAGACAGATAAGTACGTGCACTATACGGATCTACCTCCAAAACAAATATGTTCATGTAAACTAATAACTTGCTTGTTTGATCAGCAGCTCTGCTCTAGAAAGAAACTATTATGGGCatcaaagacaaaaaagaagagaggaaaaagattGTTGGATGGTCTtcgctctgtgtgtgtgtgtgtcagagagagagagagagagagagaaagagagagagaaagaaagagagagatgaaaggtTCATTTATGAGAAACAGGATAAAGAGAAGGACAGAAGTAAAAATTCAGAggttagagagaaaaaaaaccattaaatgCATCTTAAATTCCCCACGGACACTCTTCAATCTTTATGAAAAACAATTAGAAATTTTTCTACAGAGAGCAACCCATGGGAGTACCTAGAGAAAACAGTGCCACAATCACATCTATACTCCCTTTTCGCGCATGCCTTGATATGAGCCTTCCAGTCAGACTGCACTGCGTATCTCTTTGAACATTTCTCACACTTCCACTTCCTCTCCCCATGCTTCCTGCAAAAATGCTTCTTGATTCCTGTGAGGTCACCCAGAGCCCTTGATGGCTCATGGTGGACGCAACATGGCTCTGGGCAAACATAGACTTTCTTCCTAATCTCTTGCCCTGTCCTCTGCCTTAGCTTCCATGGCAGATTGTGGCCTCTTCTGTGGAGCTGCAGATTCTGGTCTCTCTGGAACCCCTTGTTGCAAATCTCACATATGAATCTATTGGTAGCCATGAGAGTCTTTGGAGATAGAGCAATGACTTCTGCATCAGGATCTGCACAGGCCCACAGAGTGGACAAAAGGTGAGAAGTTTAGACATATGATAGCTTTGGAACCGAACaaaaatagattttaaattcGAACCAACCGGGATTCCCAGGAAGATTTCTTCTCCTCTTCATAGGCTGTTGACGGGAGAGAAGAGGAGCGAAGGCTGTGAAAATGGGAGTCCGGGCTCCCACGTGGAATTCTTCTCTGCCTTTATTGCTAGAAGAAGATACGCTGGCCTCTTCAGAAATTGAACTGGACATGGCGGTGGAGGGAGAGAGTTATACAATTCAGATTCTAGTTTGAGGAATGGAGAGAGATATACAACTAAAACTGTAGTTTTTGAAGCATTTAGCAGCagccttctttcttttttgtctttttggagCTCAAATCCCCACCCATCAACGACAGTAAGATTTCTGAGGCCAGAAaggcttcattttctttccctccctgTTCTACTTTCACACTCTGATAGTTTTCCAGTAGTCCAAGAACATTATTCCTTCAAAAGAACAGAAAGGGAATCGGATCCCGTGAAGGGGATTATGATGAGCGATTCTCAGCAAGCGTCGTTATCCAACTCTGCCGTGCTTGTCTAAGACTACGATGGCCTGACCTGTAATCATGAATACCATCATTTCTCTGTACATAAAACGGCGTCTCTGATGAAAAAGTATATCTACATGTCATGAATTCACTCTCTTTTGGAACAGTGAGCTCGAAGAGAGCCTTGGGTCTCTTTCTAGAGATGGAAAACACAGAAACAGTAAATCGGTAGTGAAGAAAATGTGCTACTCTTAGAAGCAAGATGTGAGTAATGTGATGAATGATGATTATGATTGAAGACAGAGATCTCGTTCGAGAGCCACTTCGACAATGTTCCAGATTAGCGAAAGGAGAGGAGATAAAAAGGAAACGCCCacaaggaaaaaggagaagcaGTAGAGCAGAAAGCAGCAGCCTGTCATACCCAAGAGAGGAATCATTCAGACTGATaccatctttttctccttgaagaaaatttcatttatggCGCTAACATTTTGTCCACACTCTGAAATAGGTACCccaaaattttctaatttcaatAATTCGTGCCTCAGTTTCCAGACATTTGTCAGATAGACGAGTCTCTTGTTTTGGGACATGCAGCCTTTTCATGGGTTCTGATACAGCGGAGCTAGACTAGTTTCCACCTAACAGGTGAAGCTGTTATTTTCATTCTGGTTCAATTTAACCAATACATGGTCTGAATTAAAGAGACAACTGTTtgacaaattgaagaaaaccaGAGGCTCCTAACAAAACTTAGAAGTGTGAATGTCTTATGTGGATTTAGGTAGATCTTGAAATGTAGTAGAAATCTTTACGACAGTGgagtggagccagaaattttttgttgaggGGCACTGACGGGTCTTTTGCTTAGTAAAAGTGTTTGCAGGACATTGAGGAAGGCCTGGTGTGGGCACCACATGTGGGTGGACTCAGGTCCAGCTCAGTcgtaataaatttttttaaggacttgcgtgggcagtggcccacaccagTACTAGTGCTGGGGAAAGAAATTGGCACCAAAGGGctcttcatttgagagaaaattAGTTGGAAGGCTTATGTAGTTGTACCTTGAATGATCTTTGTTAAAGTTAGCAGCATCACTGCTCCTCTACTTTTCAATAACGTGTATGATTGATTCATTGATTGTCTAACGGTTACACACGCCTCTCTTagttgcatctctctctctctctctctttctctgtgtgtgtgtgtgtgcgtgcgtgtgtgtgtgtaggctTTCTTTCACAGTTAGTATTGTTACCGACCAGCTTAATCAAGTATAAGACACTTACAGTACAAAGACTAGCTggttaataaaataaaatcacgtCTAAGTtatcttttcaaatttaaactgTCAAATATACTCTGTCCTTGTGTCTGCTGGTTAtcccctcttttcttttcgtttctCTTTTTAAGAAATTGGCGGCAGCTTTTTATGACAGGTAAAACTCAAGGTGTTTCTTGGTGGGCACCTCTGGTATAGTAGTTAAGTACAATAATTaaacctttttttccttcctttggcAGCAGCAATAATAGTTTGGTGGGAGTTATGGGCAAAAGACACAAGAAACCCACGCCTGCACTTCCTGCTTTTTCCTTCTGTTAACTCTCTGTTGTGCTCTTCTTTGTCTCTGCTTTCTGATCCGATGCATATGCTTGCAGGCAGAAAGGGTAGAAACTTAACCCCACCATTGGTAGCAATACTAGAGCTCTAccacttttccttttccaccTCTTTCTACAGCGGTATTGTGAAAACCAGAAATTGAGCAGAATTGGCCAATTGCTGATTCACTTGTTTAGTTTATGAAACAGTATAGAATGCTGCTAAATTTGTTCTCAAAAAGCAAATATCAATATATAACTAATTGAAAACAAgataagaactcaaaatattttgaagataATAAAACCAATAAAATACGACAAGCACCTTAGAATGGCCGGCGAATCGAACTAATCTGCTGCCAATATGAGTTCGAGTCGACAATTCATCGTTTTTACACCACTGAGTCAGAGGATGGGGCTGCGCAGAGTTTCCAATCCGTATATCCATGGCATTTTGGCGCCAATTTGGATGCTTGGTTATCTTAAAACAGGGCTGGTGTGGCCAGTTGCTTATAcagaccaacaaaaaaaatgcttattttgaTATTGATATTTCAGAATAATTTTCTCGTTTTCATCTTGAtgcctcttaaaattttaaaaattttatagctAGAAATTTCTTAACCATATTTTTTGCTCCGCCCAGGTCtcaaaagtttattttatttgttttctttaaagtCTTGAAATTTGAATGCCACGAAAGAAGAGTAGTGATAGCTGTATTAAACTCAACAAGATTTTTTCTGCAGGCTGTCAATTGAAaagaatattatataatttttctaaaataaaaacttataaaaggAGACACTTTCTATTCTAATTCTATCTTTTTGACATATATTTTgctatggaagaaagaaatagtTTACTGGATCACATACTGATCTGAATATAGTTAAAGCTTACGGTAATGCTCATGGAGCTCATATTTCCCGGACATACACATATGTCTATCTTGGAGTCCACCTTTTTCGTAGTCACACACGATCAGCTAAATACCATTTGATTATGGGAATATTTGTTAGAGGATTGTGTATGACTTGATCTAGCTACCTCTTCCCATTTATTTAGAGTTCTTGCTCAAATGATTTCATTAATGATCTATTTTTTCTGATCTATTTTGGCTTTGCTTGTTTGTTTTGATTTACACCAAGATCCCCTTCTCTCTGCTTaactcttcttcctcttccacatCTTCTTGTCAACCCAAAGCTATGTTGTCACTGCCAATTAGGAAATTAAGCAATAAAGAGAGCTTGCGTACATTGAATGCTTAATTAAATGGCAAACATTTGAAACGACACGATCTATGGAAGAGCCTcacaagaaacaagaaacaaaaccagAATTCTCCTCAACCAACAGCTCTATCTGTAAATAAACACTTGTACAGCAAAACATTATCTTACATTTTTAGTCAGACCTGTTCTTTTTAAGAAACCAGCAATTTTTGCGACTATGATTATCTATTCAACCTTTCATGATTCATTTCCTTGACCAGAGATCCAAATTCAGGTAGAATCCCAATATAAGCAGCCCTTGGTCAAAGAAAACACACAAGCACTcacgtatgtgtgtgtgtctatatatatatatatatatatatatatatatatatatatatatatatatatatatatatatatataaggatctGATGCTGTGAGATggatataattttaaaatttatgattGACATCAGTGACAGTTTATGGTGCAACATTTGGTTTATAGTGGTTTTTCATCATTGCTTCTAAATGATGATTTTGGCTATCTAGAGTCACTCATACATTTAACTGGGGCTGTCCATCTAAagcagatggatggttgagagtaaaataaagacaaaaatgtgTGAACTATTTAGACTAAATGATAAAATGTCTATCATCtcttttatctttgttttctttttttaatttaccatCATAATGGATTGAATGGTCTTAATTAATTGACTGGGTAAATCTAAAAAGtcaaagtcaccattcaattttccaatATATTTATCATCTGCTTCTCATCGACATCACTAATCTCTAATTGCATAAGTCGTACCGAGGAAAATTTAGGAGCTTGGTCTGAACATTCTTTCAAGTGTCGAgcagaaacttttgaaaaacttgggtAGTGGAGATTGAACTGACCAACATGGACCAAGCGTCAAACAAGTTCACGGGATCAAAAAGTGCAGCATCAACTTCCCCACCATTCCCGCCACTCTGGTAGTAACATGAATTCGTGGGGCTGCCAAGTTCGACTTTTTCGAAAATTTAGCCTGAAAATATACTTCGAACTGAGTTCATGACCAACAGACCCCACACCAGCACAGACCAATACAGCAAATAGCACAGCAGATCGAAGCAATGAAGAAAACTTTTCCTTCCACAGATCCACCTCTCATTGGCCAAGTTTGTCGCCTAACATGTGAGTCTCTGACGCAGTGAATAGGATTTTCAATCCGCAATCAAGCAATTCGAAGAGGAAGccaggaagaaagagaaattggaggaagaaagagCTTGCGCTAAGGAATCAAAACTAAGGAAATTGAAAACGAACAGCAAACTAATAATCAAACCCCAAAGGGTAGCCAAGAACAGGCCAATTTGTACCATAACAAGTGAATATCTCATCTATTTAAGATAAAATACCCTAAAAGGgaagaaataacaaaagaataatGATACATAATCACACAACGTAGTTATCCACTAATCAATAATTACTTTAAAGTAAATAACACTTCGATtaaaaacaaaatctcaaaGGGTATACACCTTATATTTTCATCAAATGCCCATTACCCCATTGCGTTTTATATGTCGACAAAAAATCCAGAAGAAgaatatttggatccaaaaaaaTCCATTAGAACTCAATAATGCTTCCTCTTGCGCCTCAAACTCATGAAATGATCTCCAGTCCAGAGGAGTAACATCCGAGAAGCCGAAGT
Coding sequences:
- the LOC116245886 gene encoding zinc finger protein ENHYDROUS-like yields the protein MSSSISEEASVSSSSNKGREEFHVGARTPIFTAFAPLLSRQQPMKRRRNLPGNPDPDAEVIALSPKTLMATNRFICEICNKGFQRDQNLQLHRRGHNLPWKLRQRTGQEIRKKVYVCPEPCCVHHEPSRALGDLTGIKKHFCRKHGERKWKCEKCSKRYAVQSDWKAHIKACAKREYRCDCGTVFSRKDSFITHRAFCNALAEENARPSAPLKPLLPSSTLPSKTQPSLLHSFPSLSNQEPNLLETSSLLLEPTSLLLPSFTIYPSQHNHHPQEAHMANLFSVPPPHTSATALLQKVAEMGAILSNPNDNLLATETSTAKVEGGAPEFMKEVGSVDMEERIAEMVSVWAQGEQVGPIGKVGGLS